A region from the Polaribacter sp. Hel1_33_78 genome encodes:
- the ilvC gene encoding ketol-acid reductoisomerase, which translates to MSNYFNTLTLREKLEQLGKCRFMDASEFEDGVDALKGKKIVIVGCGAQGLNQGLNMRESGLDISYTLRQAAIDQKRESYINATSNNFEVGTYEELIPTADLVLNLTPDKQHTNVVHTIMPLMKKGATLSYSHGFNIVEEGMKIREDLTVIMVAPKCPGSEVREEYKRGFGVPTLTAVHPENDPEGKGWAQAKAYAVATGGNRAGVLESSFVAEVKSDLMGEQTILCGLLQTGAILSFDKMVEEGIEASYAAKLIQYGWETVTEALKHGGITNMMDRLSNPAKIKAFEISEELKNIMRPLFQKHMDDIMTGHFSKTMMEDWANDDKNLLTWRAATGDTAFEKQQVTEQDIPEQEYFDHGTLLVAFVRAGVELAFEAMTESGIIDASAYYESLHETPLIANTIARKKLYEMNRVISDTAEYGCYLFDHACKPLLTDFMKTVSTDLIGKKFTDSNDVDNQELIRVNAIIRSHPVEKVGAKLRASMTAMKVIKSA; encoded by the coding sequence ATGTCAAATTATTTTAACACATTAACATTAAGAGAAAAATTAGAGCAGTTAGGAAAATGCAGGTTTATGGACGCTTCGGAATTTGAAGATGGCGTAGATGCATTGAAGGGAAAGAAAATTGTTATTGTAGGTTGTGGAGCGCAAGGCTTAAATCAAGGTTTAAATATGAGAGAATCAGGTTTAGATATTTCTTACACCTTAAGACAAGCTGCTATCGATCAAAAAAGAGAGTCTTATATCAACGCAACTTCAAATAATTTTGAAGTAGGCACGTACGAAGAGTTAATTCCTACTGCAGATTTAGTGTTGAATTTAACACCAGATAAACAGCATACAAATGTAGTTCATACGATAATGCCTTTAATGAAAAAAGGAGCAACCTTATCGTATTCTCACGGTTTTAATATTGTTGAAGAAGGAATGAAAATTCGTGAAGATTTAACGGTTATTATGGTAGCGCCAAAATGCCCTGGATCCGAAGTTCGTGAAGAATATAAAAGAGGGTTCGGAGTGCCAACCTTAACCGCAGTGCATCCAGAAAATGACCCAGAAGGAAAAGGTTGGGCACAAGCTAAAGCGTATGCAGTTGCAACGGGAGGAAACAGAGCGGGAGTTTTAGAATCTTCTTTTGTTGCTGAAGTAAAGTCAGATTTAATGGGAGAGCAAACTATTTTATGTGGTTTGTTGCAAACAGGAGCAATTTTATCTTTTGATAAAATGGTTGAAGAAGGAATTGAAGCAAGTTATGCGGCTAAATTGATTCAATATGGTTGGGAAACTGTAACTGAAGCTTTAAAACATGGTGGTATCACAAATATGATGGACAGATTGTCTAATCCTGCTAAAATAAAAGCTTTTGAAATTTCTGAAGAATTAAAAAATATTATGCGTCCATTGTTTCAAAAACATATGGATGATATTATGACGGGTCATTTCTCTAAAACCATGATGGAAGATTGGGCAAATGATGATAAAAACTTATTAACTTGGAGAGCTGCAACTGGTGATACTGCTTTTGAAAAACAACAAGTTACAGAGCAAGATATACCAGAACAAGAGTATTTTGATCACGGAACATTATTAGTTGCTTTTGTAAGAGCTGGTGTAGAATTAGCTTTTGAAGCAATGACAGAGTCTGGTATTATAGATGCTTCTGCCTATTATGAATCTTTGCACGAGACACCATTAATAGCAAATACAATTGCTCGTAAAAAATTATATGAAATGAACCGTGTAATTTCGGATACTGCAGAATACGGTTGTTATTTATTCGATCATGCTTGTAAGCCTTTATTAACTGATTTTATGAAAACGGTTAGTACAGATCTTATTGGTAAGAAATTTACAGATTCAAATGATGTTGATAATCAAGAATTAATTAGAGTAAACGCTATTATTAGAAGTCATCCTGTTGAAAAAGTAGGAGCAAAATTAAGAGCTTCTATGACGGCAATGAAAGTGATAAAATCAGCATAG
- the ilvA gene encoding threonine ammonia-lyase IlvA: protein METKQTYFPSLDNVKAASENLKGVSSKTPLSKNFNLSKELEATILFKREDLQVVRSYKIRGAYNKMSSLSVAKKQRGIVCASAGNHAQGVALSCKLLQIKGTIYMPSPTPNQKINQVKMFGEDFIEVVIEGDTFDDAFNAAKIECDSTNKTFIHPFNDKKVIEGQATVGLEILNQTDKKIDYVFVAIGGGGLSSGLSSMFKCLSSKTKIIGVEPAGAPSMLTSIRNKKNTTLEKIDSFVDGAAVKRVGDLNFAICQQNLHDIITVPEGKICQTILDLYNKDAIVVEPAGALSIAALDFFADEIKGKNVVCIVSGSNNDITRTAEIKERALLYANLKHYFIVKFPQRAGALKEFVAEILGPNDDITHFEYTKKNNRTNGAAVVGLELKSSRDLQPLIHRMKESNFFGDYLNDKPDLLQVLV from the coding sequence ATGGAAACTAAACAAACCTATTTCCCTAGCTTAGATAATGTAAAGGCAGCTTCTGAAAATTTAAAAGGGGTTTCTTCCAAAACTCCTTTAAGTAAAAACTTCAATCTTTCAAAAGAATTAGAAGCAACTATTTTGTTTAAAAGAGAAGATTTACAAGTGGTAAGGTCTTATAAAATAAGAGGAGCATATAATAAAATGTCTTCTTTAAGTGTTGCTAAAAAACAGCGCGGAATTGTTTGTGCAAGTGCAGGAAATCATGCGCAAGGCGTTGCTTTGTCGTGTAAGTTATTGCAAATAAAGGGTACTATATATATGCCTTCTCCAACACCAAATCAAAAAATTAATCAGGTAAAAATGTTTGGTGAAGATTTTATTGAAGTCGTTATTGAAGGCGATACTTTTGATGATGCTTTTAATGCCGCAAAAATCGAATGTGATTCAACAAATAAAACCTTTATCCATCCTTTTAATGATAAAAAAGTAATTGAAGGGCAGGCAACAGTGGGTTTAGAAATTTTAAATCAAACTGATAAAAAAATAGACTATGTTTTTGTCGCTATTGGCGGTGGTGGTTTGTCATCTGGCTTATCCTCTATGTTTAAATGCTTATCATCAAAAACCAAAATTATTGGCGTAGAACCAGCAGGAGCTCCCTCTATGTTAACATCTATTAGAAACAAAAAAAATACAACTTTAGAAAAAATAGACTCTTTTGTTGATGGAGCGGCTGTTAAGCGGGTTGGGGATTTAAATTTTGCAATTTGTCAGCAAAATTTACATGATATAATTACAGTTCCAGAAGGTAAAATCTGTCAGACTATTTTAGATTTGTACAATAAAGATGCCATTGTAGTAGAACCTGCAGGCGCATTAAGTATTGCGGCTCTAGATTTTTTTGCTGATGAAATTAAAGGCAAAAATGTAGTTTGTATTGTAAGTGGTAGCAATAATGATATTACAAGAACGGCAGAAATTAAAGAACGCGCATTATTATACGCAAATTTAAAACATTATTTTATAGTAAAATTTCCTCAAAGAGCCGGAGCATTAAAAGAATTTGTAGCGGAAATTTTAGGACCAAATGATGATATTACTCATTTTGAATATACCAAAAAGAATAATAGGACAAATGGTGCTGCTGTGGTTGGTTTAGAGTTAAAATCTTCTCGAGATTTACAACCTTTAATCCATAGAATGAAAGAAAGCAATTTCTTTGGTGATTACCTAAATGACAAGCCTGATTTACTTCAGGTTTTAGTGTAG
- a CDS encoding NADP-dependent glyceraldehyde-3-phosphate dehydrogenase, translating to MSKQFTEIPEAYKITSLLHQKTYLVNGELKEWKGAFTEVYSTISSTKEYQPTLLGTVPNLTGEEGLEALDSAYKAYDKGQGLWPTMRVIDRIECMEEFAEQMKTKRDEVVKLLMWEIGKSLPDSEKEFDRTIEYIYDTIEDYKKMDRNSAKFEKHSGVHAHIRRGPLGVVFCLGPYNYPLNETFALLIPALIMGNTAVFKPAKHGVLLLSPLMEAFQNSFPEGVVNVIYGRGRVLATPIMKTGKVDVLALIGNSKSANAIQANHPFKNRLRLVLGLEAKNPAIVLPDADLDLAIDECISGATSFNGQRCTALKIIYVHEHIVTKFNKRFVERIDALKFGNPWENGVKLTPLPEPGKPSYIQELIDDAAAKGAEVINKKGGEATENYIFPAVLYPVSKDMRVFQEEQFGPVTPIVSFKNIQEPLNDMAESNYGQQVSVFGSEVKTLAPLIDALVNLVCRVNLNSAAQRGPDVYPFTGRKDSAVATLSVHDALRSFSIRTFVASKDTPYNNAILQELLDKKNSNFINTDYLL from the coding sequence ATGAGCAAACAATTTACAGAAATTCCAGAGGCATATAAAATCACGTCACTTTTGCATCAAAAAACATATTTAGTTAATGGTGAATTAAAAGAGTGGAAGGGCGCATTTACGGAGGTTTATTCCACAATTTCATCAACCAAAGAATACCAACCAACTTTACTAGGAACGGTTCCAAATTTAACAGGAGAGGAAGGTTTAGAGGCTTTAGATTCTGCTTATAAGGCTTATGATAAAGGGCAAGGTTTGTGGCCAACAATGAGGGTTATAGATAGAATTGAATGTATGGAGGAATTTGCAGAGCAAATGAAAACCAAACGAGATGAAGTTGTAAAGCTATTAATGTGGGAAATTGGAAAATCGTTACCAGATTCTGAAAAAGAATTTGATAGAACCATAGAATATATTTACGATACAATTGAAGATTATAAGAAAATGGACAGAAATTCTGCTAAGTTTGAAAAACATAGCGGAGTGCATGCACATATTAGAAGGGGTCCTTTAGGGGTAGTTTTTTGTTTAGGGCCGTATAATTATCCTTTAAATGAAACGTTTGCATTATTGATTCCTGCTTTAATTATGGGGAATACAGCTGTTTTTAAACCTGCAAAACATGGCGTTTTATTATTGTCTCCGCTTATGGAAGCTTTTCAGAATAGTTTTCCAGAAGGCGTTGTGAACGTAATTTATGGTAGAGGTAGGGTTTTGGCTACGCCTATTATGAAAACAGGTAAAGTAGATGTGTTAGCCTTAATAGGGAACAGTAAATCTGCAAACGCGATACAGGCAAACCATCCTTTTAAAAACAGGTTACGTTTAGTGTTAGGTTTAGAGGCTAAAAATCCTGCAATTGTATTACCAGATGCAGATTTAGATTTGGCCATTGATGAGTGTATTTCTGGAGCAACATCTTTTAACGGACAGCGATGTACTGCATTAAAAATAATATATGTGCACGAGCATATTGTTACTAAATTTAACAAACGATTTGTAGAAAGAATAGATGCTTTAAAGTTTGGAAACCCTTGGGAAAATGGGGTAAAATTAACACCATTGCCAGAACCAGGAAAACCTTCTTACATTCAAGAGTTAATTGATGACGCTGCTGCAAAAGGAGCAGAGGTGATTAATAAAAAAGGAGGGGAAGCCACGGAAAATTATATTTTCCCAGCAGTTTTATATCCGGTTTCTAAAGACATGAGAGTGTTTCAAGAAGAACAATTCGGACCAGTAACGCCTATTGTCTCTTTTAAAAACATTCAAGAACCTTTAAATGATATGGCAGAGTCTAATTATGGCCAGCAAGTAAGTGTTTTTGGTAGCGAAGTAAAAACATTAGCACCATTAATTGATGCGTTAGTAAACTTGGTGTGCAGAGTAAACTTAAATAGTGCTGCTCAACGTGGACCAGACGTGTATCCTTTTACGGGAAGAAAAGACTCAGCAGTAGCAACTTTAAGTGTGCACGATGCATTGCGTTCTTTTTCTATTAGAACGTTTGTAGCTTCAAAAGACACGCCGTACAATAATGCAATTTTACAAGAATTGTTAGACAAGAAAAACTCTAATTTTATCAATACAGATTACCTTTTGTAA
- a CDS encoding universal stress protein, giving the protein MKKILVPIDFSKPSEYAAKMAAKIAKKTSATVYLIHMIELPSGVIDMGSNSKFSIPESMLYLRKTKEKVLEYKENFFSEDIKVEYFIKKNNPFEGIKKYAEKIDADLIVMGSKGHSEFEEIMIGSNTEKVARTSTIPVLIVKRDAKKFKLKNLVFASNFKKEDKAVFNKFIDFAEQFNSKIHLLKVNTPSNFESTREAKEKVLDFIKDYSLPKHSINIYNDTSVEKGILNFSKDINSDLIALCTHGRSGLSHLFSPSVTKNLSKKALKPMLTIKV; this is encoded by the coding sequence ATGAAAAAAATTCTAGTCCCAATCGACTTTTCTAAACCATCAGAATATGCTGCAAAAATGGCCGCTAAAATTGCTAAAAAAACCAGCGCTACAGTATATCTTATACATATGATCGAACTTCCTTCTGGCGTTATAGACATGGGTTCAAACAGTAAATTTAGCATCCCTGAAAGTATGTTATATCTTAGAAAAACAAAAGAAAAAGTTTTAGAATATAAAGAGAATTTTTTTTCTGAAGATATTAAGGTCGAATATTTTATCAAAAAAAATAATCCGTTTGAAGGGATAAAAAAATATGCTGAGAAAATTGATGCAGATCTAATTGTAATGGGCTCTAAAGGACATTCTGAGTTTGAAGAAATTATGATTGGCTCTAACACCGAAAAAGTGGCAAGAACCTCTACCATACCTGTACTTATTGTAAAAAGAGATGCTAAAAAATTTAAATTAAAAAACTTAGTTTTTGCTTCTAATTTTAAAAAAGAAGATAAAGCTGTTTTTAATAAGTTTATCGATTTTGCTGAGCAGTTTAATAGTAAAATTCATTTATTAAAAGTTAATACACCATCAAATTTTGAGAGCACGAGGGAGGCTAAAGAAAAAGTATTGGATTTTATTAAAGATTATAGTTTACCTAAACACTCGATAAATATTTACAATGATACCTCTGTAGAAAAAGGAATTTTAAATTTCTCGAAAGACATTAACTCCGATTTAATTGCTCTGTGCACGCATGGCAGGAGTGGTTTATCGCATTTGTTTTCGCCAAGTGTCACCAAAAATTTATCTAAAAAAGCTTTAAAACCAATGCTAACAATTAAAGTTTAG
- the rimP gene encoding ribosome assembly cofactor RimP: MIQTAVKDLVDEALALNESLYLIDLSISENNKVQVVVDGDMGVPLSECIRISRNINDNLDREEEDFSLEVTTPDIAHPLKVKRQYIKNLNRILKVKNAEEEFEGTLVAADEDKIVLNWKAREPKLIGKGKVTVQKSVTIEYKDIIEAKVKIVF; this comes from the coding sequence ATGATTCAAACAGCGGTAAAAGACTTAGTAGACGAAGCATTGGCACTTAACGAGTCATTGTACTTAATAGATTTATCGATCTCTGAAAACAACAAAGTTCAAGTTGTTGTAGATGGTGATATGGGTGTTCCATTAAGTGAATGTATAAGAATAAGTAGAAACATAAATGATAATTTAGATAGGGAAGAAGAAGATTTTTCTTTGGAGGTTACTACGCCGGATATCGCACATCCATTAAAAGTAAAAAGACAATATATTAAGAATTTAAATAGAATTCTTAAAGTAAAAAATGCGGAAGAAGAGTTTGAAGGAACTTTGGTAGCCGCTGATGAAGATAAAATTGTTTTAAACTGGAAAGCAAGAGAGCCAAAACTCATAGGGAAAGGAAAAGTTACCGTTCAAAAATCGGTGACTATAGAGTATAAAGATATTATAGAAGCAAAAGTGAAGATTGTATTTTAA
- the nusA gene encoding transcription termination factor NusA, translating into MENIALIDSFSEFKDNKSIDRVTLMSILEEVFRATLKRKFGSDDNFDIIINPDKGDLEIWRNRVVVADGFSEDDNEEIELAEARLIEPDFEIGEDVSEEVKLVDLGRRAILALRQNLISKIYEHDSTNIFKHFKDLEGELYTAEVHHIRHNAIILLDDDGNEIVLPKSEQIRSDFFRKGDSVRGVIKTVELRGNKPAIILSRTAPAFLNKLFEQEIPEVFDGLITVEGVARIPGEKAKVAVDSYDDRIDPVGACVGVKGSRIHGIVRELGNENIDVINYTKNEQLFISRALSPAKVTSMEIELFDEEKNGKKGRVSVLLKPEEVSKAIGRGGVNIRLASELTGYEIDVKREGLEEEDVELTEFTDEIEDWVIIELKKIGLDTARSVLETSVAELVKRTDLEEETILDVQRILKEEFEE; encoded by the coding sequence ATGGAAAATATAGCGTTAATTGATTCGTTTTCAGAATTTAAAGATAATAAAAGTATAGACAGAGTAACATTAATGTCTATTTTAGAAGAAGTATTTAGAGCGACCTTAAAACGTAAGTTTGGTTCTGATGATAATTTTGATATTATTATCAATCCAGATAAGGGAGATTTAGAAATTTGGAGAAATAGAGTGGTAGTCGCAGACGGTTTTTCTGAAGATGATAATGAAGAAATAGAATTAGCTGAAGCACGATTAATTGAGCCGGATTTTGAAATTGGTGAAGATGTATCTGAGGAGGTTAAATTAGTGGATCTAGGAAGAAGAGCCATTTTGGCATTGCGTCAAAACTTAATTTCTAAGATTTATGAACACGATAGCACAAATATTTTTAAGCATTTTAAAGACTTAGAAGGCGAGTTGTATACTGCAGAGGTGCATCACATACGTCACAATGCAATTATTTTGTTAGATGATGATGGTAATGAAATTGTCTTACCGAAAAGCGAGCAAATCCGTTCAGACTTCTTTAGAAAAGGTGATTCTGTAAGAGGCGTTATAAAAACAGTAGAATTAAGAGGGAATAAACCAGCAATTATATTATCTAGAACCGCACCAGCATTTTTAAATAAATTGTTTGAACAAGAAATTCCTGAAGTTTTTGATGGTTTAATTACTGTTGAAGGTGTAGCAAGAATTCCTGGAGAAAAAGCAAAGGTAGCGGTAGATTCTTATGATGATAGAATTGATCCGGTTGGAGCTTGTGTTGGGGTTAAAGGGTCAAGAATTCATGGTATTGTTCGTGAATTAGGTAATGAGAACATAGATGTTATCAACTATACCAAAAACGAACAATTATTTATTTCTAGAGCATTGAGTCCAGCAAAAGTAACCTCTATGGAAATAGAATTGTTCGACGAAGAAAAGAACGGTAAAAAAGGACGTGTAAGTGTACTTTTAAAACCAGAGGAAGTTTCAAAAGCAATCGGTAGAGGTGGTGTAAATATCCGTTTAGCTAGTGAGTTAACGGGTTATGAGATAGATGTTAAGAGAGAAGGACTTGAGGAGGAAGATGTAGAGTTAACCGAGTTTACAGATGAAATTGAAGACTGGGTTATTATAGAATTGAAAAAGATTGGTTTGGATACTGCAAGAAGTGTCTTGGAAACTAGTGTTGCTGAATTGGTGAAAAGAACCGATCTAGAAGAAGAAACTATTTTAGATGTTCAAAGAATTTTGAAAGAAGAATTCGAAGAATAA
- the infB gene encoding translation initiation factor IF-2, translated as MSEGKTMRLNKVLRELNISLDRAVEYLAKNGHDIDARPTTKISSDIYQVLQDGFETDANKKAASKEVGEEKRKEKEAIRLEIEAKLEKKRAEEAKKEEVLKAKADKLEFKTVGKIDIDNVGKKSVVKKEEEVIVDPIAKEEAVVVEPKIEQPVVEPKAKEEVFVEPKIVQPVSETEKVKKPVSEIEKEASKVEEKTPSKKEISKTEEKAEEVTAENAEAIKTQYKKLDGPNFTGKKIDLKQFDRPKKKKPEVKKDANADAKKKRKRISKPGAPGTANTRTAPGRGTPSRGGSGTGRPAFRPRGAQRPVVKKVEPTEADIQKQVRETLEKLQGKSSRGKGAKYRRNKRDARREHSDAELEAQALDNKILKVTEFVTVSEVATMMDVPVTNIISACMSLGMMVTMNQRLDAETLVIVAEEFNHKVEFVGAEVEESIEEVEDKPEDLETRAPIITVMGHVDHGKTSLLDYIRKANVIEGESGGITQHIGAYSVKVGDQNIAFLDTPGHEAFTAMRARGAQVTDLVIIVVAADDDVMPQTKEAISHAQAAGVPIIFAINKIDKPNANPDNVKTQLSSMNLLIEEWGGNIQSQDISAKTGEGIPELLEKVLLEAEILELKANPNKNAVGAVVEALLDKGRGYVSTILVQAGTLKIGDYLLAGKHSGKVRAMFDDKGNNLKEAGPSVPVSILGLDGAPQAGDKFVVFDDEREAKQIASKRSQLQREQSVRTQKTLTLAEIGRRIALGDFKELNIILKGDVDGSVEALTDSFQKLSTEEIQVNILHKGVGAITESDVLLATASDAIIVGFNVRPQGNARMIADREEVDIRTYSIIYDAINDLKDAMEGMLSPEMKEEVTGNVEIREVYKISKVGNIAGCMVMSGKIFRDSQIRIIRQGIVVHEGVLSSLKRFKDDVREVAKGYDCGLQLKNYNDIVEGDVIEAYKEVAVKKKLK; from the coding sequence ATGTCTGAAGGCAAAACAATGAGGCTTAATAAAGTTCTAAGAGAATTAAATATTTCTCTTGATAGAGCAGTAGAATATTTAGCAAAAAATGGTCATGATATAGATGCAAGACCTACAACTAAAATTTCTAGTGATATCTACCAAGTTTTACAAGATGGCTTTGAAACAGATGCAAATAAAAAAGCTGCATCCAAAGAAGTTGGCGAGGAAAAACGTAAAGAGAAAGAGGCAATTCGTTTAGAGATAGAAGCTAAGTTAGAAAAGAAAAGAGCAGAAGAAGCTAAGAAAGAAGAAGTCTTAAAAGCCAAAGCAGATAAATTAGAGTTTAAAACTGTAGGTAAAATAGATATCGACAACGTTGGTAAAAAATCAGTTGTTAAAAAAGAAGAAGAAGTTATCGTTGATCCGATAGCAAAAGAAGAAGCTGTGGTTGTTGAACCTAAAATAGAACAGCCTGTTGTTGAGCCAAAAGCGAAAGAGGAAGTTTTTGTTGAGCCGAAAATAGTGCAGCCTGTTTCTGAAACAGAAAAAGTTAAAAAGCCTGTTTCTGAAATAGAAAAAGAAGCTTCTAAGGTTGAAGAAAAAACGCCTTCTAAAAAAGAAATTTCTAAGACAGAGGAAAAAGCAGAAGAGGTTACGGCAGAAAATGCAGAAGCGATTAAAACACAGTATAAAAAGTTAGATGGACCTAATTTTACAGGTAAGAAAATTGATTTAAAACAATTTGACAGACCAAAAAAGAAAAAACCTGAAGTTAAAAAAGATGCAAATGCAGACGCTAAAAAGAAGCGTAAGCGTATCAGTAAACCAGGTGCGCCGGGTACTGCTAATACGAGAACAGCTCCAGGTAGAGGGACTCCAAGTAGAGGCGGTTCAGGAACTGGTAGACCTGCATTTAGGCCAAGAGGAGCTCAAAGGCCAGTAGTAAAAAAGGTTGAGCCAACAGAAGCAGATATTCAAAAGCAAGTTAGAGAAACACTAGAAAAGCTTCAAGGAAAATCGAGTAGAGGAAAAGGAGCAAAATACAGAAGAAATAAAAGAGATGCCCGTAGAGAGCATTCAGATGCTGAATTAGAAGCACAAGCATTAGATAATAAAATATTAAAAGTAACAGAGTTTGTTACGGTAAGTGAAGTGGCAACAATGATGGATGTTCCTGTAACAAATATCATTTCGGCATGTATGTCTTTAGGAATGATGGTAACTATGAATCAGCGTCTAGATGCAGAGACATTAGTGATCGTTGCAGAAGAATTTAACCATAAAGTAGAGTTTGTAGGTGCAGAGGTAGAAGAATCTATAGAAGAAGTAGAAGACAAGCCAGAAGATTTAGAAACGCGTGCGCCAATTATTACAGTAATGGGTCACGTAGATCATGGTAAAACTTCTTTACTAGATTATATCAGAAAAGCGAATGTAATCGAAGGCGAAAGTGGTGGAATTACTCAGCATATTGGAGCTTATTCAGTAAAAGTTGGCGATCAAAATATTGCATTTTTAGATACTCCGGGTCACGAGGCTTTTACAGCAATGCGTGCGCGTGGAGCACAAGTAACGGATTTAGTTATTATTGTGGTTGCAGCAGATGATGATGTAATGCCACAAACCAAAGAAGCAATCTCTCATGCGCAAGCAGCGGGTGTGCCAATTATATTTGCAATCAATAAGATTGATAAACCGAATGCAAATCCAGATAATGTAAAAACACAATTATCTTCAATGAATTTGTTGATTGAAGAATGGGGTGGAAACATTCAGTCTCAAGATATTTCTGCTAAAACGGGAGAAGGAATTCCTGAATTATTAGAAAAAGTTTTATTAGAAGCAGAAATTTTAGAATTAAAAGCAAATCCTAATAAAAATGCAGTTGGAGCAGTTGTTGAAGCTTTATTAGATAAAGGTAGAGGATATGTTTCTACCATTTTAGTACAAGCAGGAACTTTAAAAATTGGAGATTACTTGTTAGCAGGTAAACACAGTGGTAAGGTAAGAGCAATGTTTGACGATAAAGGAAACAACTTAAAAGAAGCTGGACCATCTGTGCCAGTATCTATTTTAGGTTTAGATGGAGCGCCACAAGCAGGAGATAAATTTGTTGTTTTTGATGATGAAAGAGAAGCGAAACAAATTGCTTCAAAACGTTCTCAATTGCAACGAGAGCAATCTGTAAGAACACAAAAAACACTTACTTTAGCTGAAATTGGACGTAGAATTGCACTTGGAGACTTTAAAGAATTAAACATTATCTTAAAAGGAGATGTAGATGGTTCTGTAGAAGCTTTGACCGATTCGTTCCAGAAATTATCAACAGAAGAAATTCAAGTTAATATTTTACATAAAGGAGTTGGAGCTATTACAGAAAGTGATGTGTTATTAGCAACAGCCTCAGACGCTATTATTGTTGGGTTTAATGTTCGTCCGCAAGGAAATGCAAGAATGATTGCAGATAGAGAAGAAGTTGATATTCGAACATATTCTATTATTTATGATGCTATTAACGACTTAAAAGACGCGATGGAGGGTATGTTGTCTCCAGAGATGAAAGAAGAAGTAACAGGTAATGTAGAGATTAGAGAGGTGTACAAAATTTCTAAAGTTGGTAACATTGCTGGTTGTATGGTGATGTCTGGTAAAATATTCAGAGATTCTCAAATTAGAATTATTAGACAAGGTATTGTTGTTCATGAAGGAGTATTATCATCTTTAAAACGTTTTAAAGACGATGTTAGAGAAGTCGCCAAGGGTTATGATTGTGGTCTTCAACTTAAAAATTACAATGATATTGTAGAAGGAGATGTTATTGAGGCATACAAAGAAGTAGCCGTTAAAAAGAAGTTGAAATAA
- a CDS encoding SPOR domain-containing protein → MKNKSYVNVFIFVLIAGCFSFSAQNKTNTSKQIKNLIAQKRAFNKKYGYGFRVQIYYGNETNARSLQSKFRLNYPKVFTKLDYEQPYWKVQVGNYKTKLEADKAMVGFSEKFSGLIVIPLGK, encoded by the coding sequence ATGAAAAATAAATCTTATGTAAACGTATTTATCTTTGTATTAATTGCAGGTTGTTTCTCTTTTTCTGCTCAAAACAAGACAAATACTAGTAAACAAATTAAAAACTTGATCGCCCAAAAAAGAGCTTTTAACAAAAAGTATGGGTATGGTTTTAGGGTTCAGATATATTACGGTAATGAAACTAATGCAAGAAGCTTACAAAGTAAATTTAGACTAAATTACCCTAAAGTATTCACAAAGCTTGATTATGAACAACCATATTGGAAAGTACAAGTTGGAAATTATAAAACAAAATTAGAGGCAGATAAAGCCATGGTTGGATTTTCAGAAAAATTTTCAGGATTAATTGTGATTCCTTTGGGCAAATAA